tggaatggaataaatggaacatatggaaaccacgttttactacattccattaattccattccagccgttacaatgagcccgtcctcctatagctcctcccaccagcctcctatgCTAGACATACGTAACTATATACTCTACATAGGATGTTTACCTTTCGGTCTGACATAAGAGTGGTCCTTGCATAGTGTATACTTCAAAGATCTGATGATTGTTATGGAATATAACAATATTTTTCCTAGTGGCTGAGGTATCTTTTTTTATTTCCAGATCCTAAAACCACCTTCAAAATTGGAAGAGGAAAAGCTAAATGGTTAAGACAATATCCATCAATGCTATTGCTGGCTTGTTACTGTAGTTGAAAGACATGCTTTATGCATAGCAAGCATGACGTGATAGTATCAACAGTGGATTAATATAAATACCTCAGGTCTTTGGAATAAAAGTAAAATACTAATCTTTGAATTTAAATTTAAACAAAACTGTTCAAATAGTAATTATCATGTTTGGTGGCAATAACAAAAAGTGTTCTTTGCATATAGTGATATAAGGCACAGTTTTAGCACTAATGTGCTAGCTAGATGTCCATACTGAAGGCAACGATCCCAACACAATCACAAGACAATCCCTTCAACATCACAGGTCAGCACCTCGTCATGGTTCTGTTCCTGTCCAAGCTGCCTGTGAAACTGGCCCTGCTTTTGAGTCCTCCAACAATTGATATTCTGGCCCAGGGTAATACTCTTGATGCTTGGCAAGTGACTTAGCATGTTATTTGGCAATGACGTTACTCCAGAGTTGGACAGATTGAGCTCCTGTAGAGACACAAGTCCACTGAACACAGCTGGGTTCAGTGTCTTTAGCTTGGCGTTGTTGGACAGGTCCAAGACCTGAAGGCTCTGTAGACCTCTGAAACGGTTAGGCTGGATGTCAGAGAGCTCAGGAAGTCCACTGAGGGACAGGTGAACCAGGTCCTTGAGGTCCTCAAAGGCCCCCTCCTCAATGCGGGAGATGCTGTTCCCATCCAGGCTTAGGTCCCTCAGCGGGATGCCTTTTAGCTTGGGCACGGCCGTCAGCTGGTTGGCTGCTAGAGTCAGGCTCTGGACATGTAGCAAGGGGCTCCTAGAGGAACTCCTGGAGATCACCGTCAGCCGGTTGTGAGACAGATCCACGCTGATTGGCTCTCCGTGACCTTTAGTGATGAACATGTCCAGGTCAAACTCCTGGAAGCGGTTGTGGCTGAGGTCCACCTCGGCCAGGGGGAGGCCAGAGAAGCAGCCCTTGTCCAGGCCCTCCAGGGAGTTGTGGCTGAGGTCCAGAGACTCCAGGTAGCGCAGCCTGGACAGGGCCTTTGGGCTGACCATGGAGATGCGGTTGTTGCTGAGGTCCAGGCTGATCAAGGTGGTATAGCCAGGCCCAGAGAGCATGGTGTCGGTCAGCAGGGACATGGAGTTGGAGGACAGGTCCAGGTGGGCAGTGTCCAGGGGGATGGAGATGGGGCTGGTGCTGGGGCCCACTCCCCTGCAGTCTACCCTGGTCAGGCTGAAGCTGTCGAACAGGCCGAAGCTCTCCACCTCACAGTGGCAACCCGGGTGGCAGTTCTTCACAGCTCCAGCCTGGCCATGGACAGCCAGGAGCATCCACAGGCTAACACACAGGAGGAACGCCATCATGCTCTGAGGGGACACAAATACAAAACAAAGATGTTACGTCTAATGTATTCAGATacactaaaagtatgtggacaccccttcaaattagtggatatggctatttcagccacacccgttgctgacaggtacataaaattgagcacaccgccatgcaatctccataaacaaacattggccttaatgaagagctcagtgactttcaacgtggcaccgtcataggatgccacctttccaacaagtcagttcgtcaaatttctgccctgctagagctgccccggtcaactgtaagtgctgttattgtgaagtggaaacgtctaggagcaacaatggctcagccgccaagtggtaggccacagaagctcacagaatgggactgctgagtgctgaagcgcgtagcgcgtaaaaatcgtctgtcctcggttgcaacactcaataccgagttccaaacttcctctggaagtaacgtcagcacaataactttacgtcgggagcttcatgaaatgggtttccatggcagagcagccacacacaagcctaagatcaccatgcgcaccattggctggagtggtgtaaagatctccgccattggactctggagcagtggaaacgcgttctctggagtgattaatccctcttcaccatctggcagtccgacagactaatctaggtttggcggatgccaggagaacgcttcctgcccgaatgcatagtgccaactgtaaagtttggtggaggataaatattggtctggggctgtttttcatggttcgggctaagccccttagttccagtgaagggtaatcttaacgctacagcatacaatgacattctagacaattctgtgcttccaactttgtggcaacagtttggggaaggccctttcctgtttcagcatgacagaaaaaagcgaggtccatacagaaatggtttgtcgagatcagtgtggaagaacttgactggcctgcacagagccctgacctcaacgccatcgaacacctttgggatgaattggaacgccaactatGAGCCagacctaattgcccaacatcagtgcacgacctcactaatgctcgtggctgaatagaagcaagttcccgcagcaatgttccaacatctactggaaagccttcccagaagagtggaggcagttatagcagcaaagggaggaccaactacatattaatgcccatgattttggaattagatgttctacgatacttttggccatgtagtgtatatctgAAAAGGTAAATGGAGAGATACATGGAATACGTGACTAATAATCGAATTTCTTCCCTTTTTTCAAATGAAAAGGTACAGCTAATTGGACATCATTCTCAGTGACCCAAAATAAACACACAGTATATGGGCCATTAACAGCACTCTGCATCATCCAGTGAACAGAGCAACATCCTGATAAGCTACAGGAGATCGGGGCTCCATAGACACTACAGGCAGTAAATAAGCTCTGTGAGTCACATTGATATGCACTACATTACAGGGATACATTATGGAGCTATAAATGCATACAGCTAGCGTTAAACACATCAAGCATAAACATAATCTCtacacacacattaaatacaaaataaatatgaCAAACGTGTTAGTGGCCATAATTGCCTTTTTTTaaatttatgttttattttttagtaGACGCATGTTAGCAGTTCATGTTTTTGAACTGTATTCCTTCACTCAAGCCACTTATCTGAACAACTTAACATTAAAGATTACCCTTGGAACAGACATAAATGTAGTTTTAGaattcaaataaatagttttccTTTCAAAATGCCCCTTAGCTGTCTTTGTTACTCTTGTTTCTGGAAACACTTCAAGCTTTCCTTGCAACACACCAACAGCCCTAATTTCTCTTTTATTTGTGCTCCCAATGGATTTGACCAAattttcttcatacattttttcTTACTTTACAACACAAACTATTCATGGTTGTGAGGATGCACGTGGAGACATCATCACTCAAGGTCCTTATAATATGTGTCTCATCTTTAAAAGTGCTTATACTGGGAAGAAAGAAATATAGTACCAgtaaaaggtttggacacaccaactcattcaagggtttttctttattttttactattttctacattgtataataatagtgaagacatcaaaactatgaaataacacatatggaatcctgtagtaaccaaaaaagtgttaaacaaatccaaatatattttatatttgagattcttcaaatagccaccctttgccttgatgacagctttttacactcttggcattctctcaaccagctacacctgtgatgcttttccaacagtcttgaaggagttcccacatatgctgagcacttgttggctgcttttccttcactctgcggtccaactcatcccaaatcaactcaattgggttgaggtcgggggattgtggaggccaggtcatctgatgcagcactcccattttttattttttattttacctttatttaactaggcaagtcagttaagaacaaattcttatttacaatgacggcctacaccggccaaactccatcactctccttcttggtcaaatagcccttacacagcctgaaggtgtgttgggtcattgtcctgttgaagaaCAAATGTTAGTTCCACTAAGtctccaaaccagatgggatggcgtatcgctgcagaatgctgtggtaaccatgctggttaagtgtgccttgaattctaaataaatcacagactgtgtcaccagcaaagcacccccacaccataacaccacctcctccatgctttatggtgggaactacacatgcggagatcatctgttcacccacaccgcttctcacaaagacacagtggtcggaaccaaaaatctccaatttggactccagaccaaaggacaaatttccaccagtctaatgtccattgcttgtgtttcttggcccaagcaggtctcttcttattattggtgtcctttagtagtggtttctttgcagcaattcgaccatgaaaagcctgattcacacagtccgctctgaacagttgatgttgagatgtgtgtgtgacttgaactctgtgaagcatttatttggactgcaatttctgaggctggtaactctaatgaacttatcctctgcaatagaggtaactctgggtcttccattcctgtggcggtcctcatgagagccagtttcatcatagcgcttgatggtttttgcgactgcacttgaagaaactttcaaagttcttgacattttctggattgactgaccttcatgtcttaaagtaatgatggactgtaatttttctttgcttatttgtgctgttcttgccataatatggacttggtcttttaccaaatagggctaccctcctaccttgtcacaacacaactgattggctcaaacgcattaagaaggaaagaatttctacaaattaacttttaagaaggcacaactgttaattgaaatgcattccaggtgactacctcatgaagctggttgagagaatgccaagagtgtgcaaagctgtcatcaaggcaaagaatctcaaatatcaaatatattttgatttgtttaacacttttttggttactacatgattccatatgtgttatttcatagttttgatgtcttcactattattctacaatgtaaaaataaagaaaaccctttgaatgagtaggtgtgtccaaacttttgactggtagtgtatgtctttAGGAGAGTCCTCATCGGTCTCATCCAAGCAGACAGTTCTGGATTAAGATGTCTGAGACACCAGTAGCTACCCATTAGAAAGTTCACATTCACATATTAAGTACTGTGTGGCAAATGGCACGCATTGATGACTACTGTATCACAAATAATAATGGAATGCCATCGGCAAAATAGTTAAATTATTCCTTCAGAAACCTTGAAAACATTGAAATAAGTTTAATAACCAAGCAATAACTAAAACAGAAAATGCACTTCATACCTCTATTTTCTGTTGTTGTCACTAGTTTCTTGTTCACTGCACAGCGCTAGATATCTAACTGAGAAGAAGGCTGGTGGTTCACAGGACTTGTTCCTGAACCCACCTAACCCGCGTCCTTTGGGCAGGTAAATGATCTGCTCCTAAACCTCCTAGTGCACTTGGCAGCAACACTGTCATAATGAGCAGAGCAGAGTACCCACACACAACACATAGAAATTGGACAaaggttaaaggggcaatcagcagttgctacatccatttttttttttttttacttgtgaATTAATGTACCCATTGAGtacttaaagaatataacttataaatgcctcatgagtttagttcaa
The DNA window shown above is from Coregonus clupeaformis isolate EN_2021a chromosome 6, ASM2061545v1, whole genome shotgun sequence and carries:
- the LOC121567760 gene encoding tsukushi, with the protein product MMAFLLCVSLWMLLAVHGQAGAVKNCHPGCHCEVESFGLFDSFSLTRVDCRGVGPSTSPISIPLDTAHLDLSSNSMSLLTDTMLSGPGYTTLISLDLSNNRISMVSPKALSRLRYLESLDLSHNSLEGLDKGCFSGLPLAEVDLSHNRFQEFDLDMFITKGHGEPISVDLSHNRLTVISRSSSRSPLLHVQSLTLAANQLTAVPKLKGIPLRDLSLDGNSISRIEEGAFEDLKDLVHLSLSGLPELSDIQPNRFRGLQSLQVLDLSNNAKLKTLNPAVFSGLVSLQELNLSNSGVTSLPNNMLSHLPSIKSITLGQNINCWRTQKQGQFHRQLGQEQNHDEVLTCDVEGIVL